Within Cyanobium sp. AMD-g, the genomic segment CCGCCATGAAGGCCTCCAGCCGCTGGCGGATCCGCGCCTGTTCTTCGGCGTTGACGAGGCACACCTTGGCCAGGTCGCGGACGGAGCGGTCGCAGTTGCGGCGGCTGAAGATGAAATAGATGGCCGGCAGCATCTCCCGCTCCGCCATCTGGGCCACCACGAAGCCGATCGGCGGCGCCTCCGGCTGGGGCGGCCGCGGTTCCTTCGGTCCCTTGCGGCGGGTGGATTTCGGAGGGCGCCAGACCTTGCAGTTGGGGTGCAGGCCGGTGCCCTCGTCGTTGAGCAGGGGGTGCAGACCCTTGGCGCTGCAGAAGCTGAAGGCCAGGGGGACGGGGCGGAAGTCGCTGTGGATCAGCCGGGTGGGGCCGTGCACCCGCTCGATCCAGTCCGTCAGCTGGCCGGCATTGGCCACCGTGGCCGAGAGGGCCACCAGCTGCACCCGCGACGGGCAGTGGATGATCGACTCCTCCCAGACCGTGCCGCGCTGGGTGTCGTTCATGTAGTGGCACTCGTCGAGCACCACGGCCTCCACATCGGCCAGGGGGTCGTCGTCGAGGTGGTCGATCTCCGCGTAGAGCATGTTGCGGAAGATCTCGGTGGTCATCACCACCACCTGGGCCTCCCGATTCAGGCTCAGATCGCCGGTGAGCAGGCCCACCTTCTCGTGGCCGAACTGGTGGCGGAAATCGCGCAGCTTCTGGTTGGAGAGCGCCTTGAGGGGAGTGGTGTAGAAGACCTTCTGGCCATGGGCCAGGGCCCGGTGGATGGCGTATTCGCCCACCAGGGTCTTGCCGGAGCCGGTGGGGGCGCTCACCACCACCGAGTGCCCCTGGTTGAGCGAATCAATCGCCTCCAGCTGGAAATCATCCAGGGGGAAGGGGAACAGCTCCTGCACCGGCGGGACAGGGTTGTTCACGGCCCTGCTGCTGCCGGTCACGTCGCTGCCGATCGCGCCGTCGCTGGCCCCGTCGACGCGGGTGGTGCTGCCTACGTCGGGGCGGTCGAGCATCAGCGAATCCTATGGGCTGGACGCGACCTGCCGCCCTCTTAGGGTTTTGCCACCCGTGTTCGGGTTCATCCCTTGGATGCCGACGGCCTGAGGCCCCCCTGGCGGCAGCGGCTCCATGACGGGCTCGCCGCCCTGCAGCAGCAACGACGGCGGCGGCTGCGCAGTTTCCGCCCCACCGATGGCACCGCCCTGGAGGAGGAGACCGGGGAAGCACCAGGCGCTGGCGTGCCGCTGCTGGATCTGGCCAGCAACGACTACCTCGGTCTGAGTCGCCATCCCGGTGTGATCGCCGCGGCCCGGGCGGAACTCGAACGCAGTGGCCTGGGGGCCGGCGCTTCGCGGCTGGTCACCGGCACCCGTCCGGTGCATCTGCAGCTGGAGGCCGCCCTGGGCGCCTGGCTGGGCCGGGAGCGGGTGCTGCTGTTCCCCAGTGGCTTTCAGGCCAACCTGGCGGCGGTCACGGCCCTGGCCGATCGGTGTGCCCTGGTCTGCGCCGACCGCCACGTGCATCACTCGCTGCTGGCCGGGGTGCGCGCCAGCGGGGCGCGGCTGGTGCGCTTCGCCCACAACGACCTGGAGGACCTCGAGCGGCGGCTGGCCCAGGCCCGCTCCAGCCAACCCGACCAGACCCGGCTGGTGCTCAGCGAAAGCCTGTTCAGCATGGAGGGCACCAGTCCCGACGTGCCGGCCCTGGCCGCCCTGTGCCGGCGCCACGGGGCCCTGCTGCTCCTCGATGAAGCCCATGCCCTGGGGGTGCTGGGGCCCGGCGGCCGCGGCCTGGCCCATGGCCTGGAGGGGGTGCATCTGGTCAGCGGCACCTTCGGCAAGGCCTTCGGCAGCGGTGGCGCCTTCCTCGCCGGCGACGCACTGCTGGGCGACTATCTGCTGCAGGCCAGCGGCGCCTTCCGCTACACCACCGCCCTGGCACCGCCCCTGGCGGCCGGGGCCCTGGCGGCCCTGGTGCAGATCGAGGCCCAGCCCCAGATCGCCACGGAGCTGCTGGCGCGGGCGCACCGCTGGCGGCAGGCCCTGGCGGCGGCGGGCTGGCCGCGGCCCGCCGGTCACGGGCCCGTGCTGCCGTTGCTGGTGGGGGACGACGGGGCCGCCCTGGCCCTGCAGGAGCACCTCGAGGCCGCCGGCCTGCTGGCGGTGGCGATCCGCCCCCCGACGGTGCCGGCCGGGACGGCCCGACTGCGGTTGGTGCTGCGCCAGGATCTTCCCCGCGGAACCCTGCCTCGCCTGATCGGGGCCCTCGGCCCGGCCCCGTCCCCCCCCACCCCTTGATGGCCCCCAGCGCCCCCGCCAGCCTCCAGGTGATCGCCATGCACGGCTGGGCCGGCGATGGCGCCAACTGGAACGCCTGGCAGGAGGTGAGCGCTCCTTTTGGCTGGTGCTGGGCCTGCGGTGAGCGGGGCTATGGCTGCCGCACCCCGCTCAACCCCGGCTGGGACGGAGCCGGCCGCCGGGTCGTGATCGGTCATTCGATGGGTCCCCACCTGCTGGACGCCACGGTGCTCGCCGGAGCCGAGGCCGTCGTGCTGCTGGCCGGCTTCGGCCGCTTCGTGCCGCCGGGGGCGGAGGGCCGCCGGGTGCGCGCCGCCCTGGCCGGCATGGCCGCCCAGCTGGCCGAGGGTCCCAGCGACGCCGAAACGGCCCTGCGGGCCCAGACCCTGCTGCGGCGGTTTCTGGCCGAAGCGGCCAGCCCCGATCCCGCCGAACTGCTGCCGCCCGGTCCTGCCGACCAGCCGGTGGGGGCGGCGGGCCGGGAGCGGCTGCGCCAGGACCTGGCTCTGCTGGAGCGCAGCGAAGGCCTGCCGGCGGGCTTCCCCACGGAGGCCCGGGTGCTGATCGTGGAGGCCGAAGCCGACCGCATCGTGGTTCCCCAGAGCCGCGCCCTGCTGCGGCAGGCGCTGCCCCAGGCTGATCTGGTGAGGCTGCCGGGGGCCGGCCACTGCCTGCTGGGCAGCCCGGTGATGGCGCCGGTGCTGGAGTGGCTGCAGAGCCTGGAGGCGGCATGAGCAGCCTGCTGTCCGCGACCGACACCAGGGCTGGCCTCAGTGACCGGGTGCGCCATCACTTCGGGCGCCAGGCGGCGGCCTACGAGACCCAGGCCCTCCTGCAGCGGGCTGTGGCCTGCCGCCTGGGGCGCCTCTGCCGCACTCTGCCCCTGCCCGCCGGGCCCCGCGCCGACCTGGGGGCCGGCAGCGGCCTGCTGTCGCGGGCGCTGCCGGCCCACGGGCTGCTGCAGCTCGACCTCTGCTCCGAACTGCTGCGCTGCAACCCCCAGCAGCCCCAGCTGCTGTGGGACCTCAACGACGGGCTGCCCTCGGCATTGCAGGGGGCGGCCCTGCTGGCCTCGAATTTCGCGCTGCAGTGGCTCGACGATCCGGCCGGCCAGCTGGGCCGCTGGTGCGGCGCCCTGGCCCCGGGCGGCTGGCTGGTTCTGGCGGTGCCCACCGCCGGCAGCTTCCCCCAGTGGCGCCGGGCCGCCACCGCCGCCGGGGTGCCCTGCACAGCCCTGGATCTGCCGGCGGCCGACGGGCTGCTCCGCGCCGCCGCCGCCGCCGGGCTTCGGACCCGCCACAGCCGGCTGCTGCGCTTCAGCCGGCCGCGGCAGGGGGGGCTGGCCGCCCTGCGCCACCTGAAGCGCCTCGGCGCCGACGCCAACCGGCGGCCGCCCCTGGCGGCCGGGGAGCTGCGCCGGCTTCTGGCCCACTGGCCCCAGCAGACGCCCCTCACCTGGGAGGTGCTGCTGCTGATCGGCCACCGAAGCCACCCTGACACCCCCGCCCCATGAGTCCCCCCCTGCAACTGGTGGTCTGCGGCACCGACACCGACGTGGGCAAGACCGTGGTGAGCGCCCTGCTGGTGCAGGGGCTGGGGGCCCATTACTGGAAACCGGTCCAGAGCGGCCTGGAGGACGGTGGCGACAGCGGCCGGGTGCAGCGGCTGCTCGACTTGCCCCCGGAGCGGCTGTGGCCGGAGGCCTACCGCCTCACGGCCCCCGTCTCCCCCCACTGGGCGGCCGAACGGGATGGCCTCAGCATCGATCCGGCCCGGCTGGCCCTGCCGGCCTGGGACGGGCCCCTGGTGGTGGAAACGGCGGGGGGGCTGCTGGTGCCCCTGCGACGCCACTGGCTGCAGATCGATCAGATCGCCGTCTGGGGCCTGCCGGTGCTGCTGGTCGCCCGCAGCGGCCTGGGCACCCTCAACCACACCCTGCTGTCCCTGGAGGCCCTCAAGCGGCGTTCAATCCCCGTCCTCGGCCTGGTGCTCAACGGCGAGCCCCACCCCGACAACCCCCGCACCCTGGCCGCGCTCGGCGGGGTGCCGGTGCTGGCGGAACTGCCGCCGCTGGATCCCCTCGACCGGGAGGGCCTGGAGCGGCAATGGCAGCGCAGTGGTCTGGCCCGTAGCCTGCAGCCATGAGCCGCAAGCATCTGCTCGTGACAGCTGCCGTGGCCGCGCTCTGTGCGGGCATCCTGGTGCTGTTCACCGACATCGAGACCAGCGTCATCCGCTGGGTCAACTGCGGGCCGCTGGCCACCGGAGGCGAGCGCCGCTCCGATGTATGCCGCTGAGTGATCCCGGCTGGCATCCCCACCTCTGGCACCCCTTCACCCAGGTGGCCACGGCCGACCCGCCCCTGCGGGTGGTGTGCGCTGAAGGCGCCCTGCTGGAGCTCGATGACGGCCGCCGGCTGATCGACGCCATCAGCAGCTGGTGGGTGACCCTGCACGGCCACGGGGAGCCCAGCATCGCCGCCGCCATCGCCGGCCAGGCCCGCCGCCTCGAACAGGTGGGCTTCTCCGATTTCCGCCACCCGGCCGCCGAACAGCTGGCCGAGCGCCTGGCCGCCTGCAGCGGACTGGAGCGGCTGTTCTTCTCCGACAACGGCTCCACGGCGGTGGAGGTGGCCCTGAAGATCGCCTGGCAGTGGTGGCGCAACCGGGGCGAACCACGCCAGCAACTGATCGCCTTCGATGGGGCCTATCACGGCGACACCTTCGGCGCCATGGCGGTGGGGGAGCGCTCCCTGTTCTCAGAGGCGTTCGAGCCGCTGCTGTTCGCCGTGGCCCGGGCCCCCTGGCCCGCCACCTGGTGGGACGACGACGGGGTGGAGGCGCGGGAGGCCGCCGCCCTGGCGCGGCTGGAGCAGCTCCTGGCGACGCCCACCGCGGCGGTGATTCTTGAACCCCTGCTGCAGGGGGCCGGCGGCATGGCCCTGGTGCGGGAAGGGTTTCTGCGCCAGGTGGAGGCGTTGGTGCGCGCCAGCGGGGCCCTGCTGATCGCCGATGAGGTGATGACGGGCTTCGGCCGCAGCGGCCATCTGTTCGCCTGCCAGCGGGCCGGGATCCGCCCCGACCTGATGGCCCTCTCCAAGGGGCTCACGGGCGGCTTCCTGCCCATGGGGGTCACCCTGGCCCGGGAGGCCATCTACGCGGGCTTCATCGGCACCGCCCCGGGCCTGACGCTCTTCCACGGCCACAGCTTCACCGCCAACCCCCTGGGCTGCGCCGCTGCCCTGGCCAGCCTCGATCTGCTGCAGGACCGTCCGGAGCGCCACCAGCAGTTCGAGGCCCGCCACCGCCCCCACCTGGAGGCGCTGGCACGCCACCGGCTGGTGCGGCGGCCGCGGCTGCTGGGCAGCGTCGCCGCCTTCGAGGTGGCCACGGATCAGCCCGGCTACCTCAATCCGGTGGGGCCGAGGCTGCAGCGGCTGGCGCTGGAGCGGGGCGTGTTCCTTCGGCCCCTGGGGCAGGTGGTCTACCTGCTGCCGCCGCTGTGCCTCGACGACGACCAGCTGGCCCATTGCTACGCCATCATCGCCGCCGCCCTCGACGGCCTCTGAACGGCATCGGCCGCGTGGTCCTCAGGGACCCGCCAGGATCGCCGCCTCCACATCGGCCCGAGAAAGCCCATAGGGGAACTGGCGTGCCGTGGTGCGGCCCTCCTGGTGCCAGCTCACCCGCAGCTCCTCCACCTCCATCGCGATGCGGGCGCTCCATTCGGGGCGGTGCAGGTCCCAGTGGGCGATGTTGGTGCGCGACTGGGCGGCGCCAAGCTGGCGCAGCCAGGCCTCCAGGGCGGGCAGGGGATGGTTGTAGAGGGGGGTGGCCGCAGGGGGCAGCAGGGTCACGGTCGGATCGGCAGGGGCTGGCTGGGGCTGGCTGGGGAGGCGTCGGGTGAAAGCGGAGCCCCGGCGACCGGTGGGGGCGCGCCGACCAGGGACGCGCGTGGCATCGGGGCCGAAGCCGTCTCGAGGTCGGCCCACCAGCTGGGCCAGGCCATCAGTTCGGCGCCCCGCGCCCAGGCCACACCCAGTCCCAGCACCAGGCTGAGCACCAGGGCCAGGGCCAGCAGCAGCAGGGCGAACCATTCACCGCCCGACAAGGCCCGGCGCACCGACATCGGCCGGACGACGGCCACGGCCGGGGGGCGCTGGACCGGGGCCGGCAGGGCGCTCTGCAGCAGGGCGGCGTCATAGAGCCGCCGGGCGGCGGGGTCACTCAGCACGGCATAGGCCTGGCGGAGCTGCCGGAAGGCCACTTCGGCCTCGCTGGCGGGCAGGGCGGTGGTGTCGGGGTGGTAGCGCTTGCTCAGCCCCCGGAACGCCTGCCGCAGCTCCTGATCGGTGGCGGTGGGCTGCAGCTGCAGCACCTGGTAGTGGGTGGGGGGCTTGGCTGTGGCGGACATGGTCCCTGAGGCGGCGGTGGCAGCCTGCCCGGCGTGAGGGATCCTAGGGAGAAGCACCACTGCCGTAGCGGATGGCCGCCAGCCCCGACCCCAGCGCCCCCCCCGATGCCGGCCTGTGGCAGGCGTTGGGCTGGACCCCCGACGACGGCCAGCTGGCGGCGCTGGTGGCCCTGCAGGAGCAGCTGAGGCTCTGGAACGGCCGGGTCAACCTCACCCGCCTGGTGGAGGGCGACGATTTCTGGGTCGCCCAGGTGTTCGACAGCCTCTGGCCCTGGGTGCCCCTGCTGAACGCCCCCGGCGGCGTTGCCGACGGCCTGGAGCTGATCGATGTGGGTACCGGCGGCGGCTTTCCCGGCCTGGCGCTGGCGATCGCCCTGCCCACGGCACGGATCACCCTGGTGGATTCGGTGGGCCGCAAGCTGGAGGCCGTGCGGGCCATGGCACGCAGCCTGGGGCTCCAGGAGGGGCGGCTGCGCCTGCGCTGCGAACGGGTCGAGCGCACCGGCCGCTCCCCGGACTGCCGCGGCCGCTTCGATCGGGCCATGGCCCGCGCCGTGGCCAGCGCGCCGGTGGTGGCCGAATACCTGGTGCCGTTGCTGAAGCCCGACGGCCTGGCCCTGCTCTACCGGGGCCAGTGGGGGGCCGACGACCAGCGTGACCTGGAGGCGGCCGTCGGGGTGCTGCGGGCGACGGTGGATCCGGCCTTGCGCCTTGACTTGCCGGCGGGCCGGGGGGTGCGTCACGGCCTGTGGCTTCGGCCGGCCGGCCCATGCCCCTCCTCCTACCCCCGGGCCGTGGGGGTGCCCCAGAAGACGCCGATCGCGCCAGGGGCCATCACGCCAGGGGCCTAGGCCACCTGCAGGCGCTTCACCGCCCCACCCCCCAGCCGCTGGCGCAACCGCCGCAGCCGGTCGGGGATCTCGGCGGCCCAGGGGCTGGCCCCCAGCACCGCCCGCAGCTCGGCCTCGCTCACCGTGCCATCAAGGGCATCGGCGTTCTCCCCCGGGAACCAGTGCCCCCCCTGGCCCAGCAGGCCGTAGCGGGCCCGGCCGTAGGCCTCCAGGTCCCAGGCCTCCAGCAGGTTGTGCAACCAGAGCAGCACCGGCAGGTTGATGCGGCCGGGGGTGTTCTCCCAGGCCGGCAGACCCCGGTCCCAGCTGGCAAGCCATTCCTCCCCGAGGGCCTCACGGCGCGCCTGCTCGAGTCGGGCCAGGATCGGCGGCAGCAGCTCCCCGGCCTGGGGCAGCAGCGCCACGGCCTCCAGATGCAGGGCGAAATCCTGGGGGCCGGCGGCGCCGACGCTGATCGTGTGGAGGCCAGGGGCCGACAGGCAGAACAGGTCGTTGAAGACGATCGGATGCAAGGGGGCACACAGCTCGCAGAGGCGCTGCGACGGGTTGTGCAGGTGGCCCCCCTTGTCGGTGGGGCTGATCACGAACACCCCCATGTCGTGGGCGGTGGCGGCCTCGATCGCGGGCAGGTTGTCCTGGCGGATGAAGTACCAGTGCAGGTTGATGTAATCGAACTGGTCGCTGGCGATCGCTTCCAGGATCAGGGGCAGTGGCGCATGGGTGGAGAAGCCCACGTGGCCGATCCGGCCCGCCTCCTGCCAGCGGCGGGCCACGTCTCGGCAACCACCGGGGCGCAGGGTCTGATCGAGCAGTTCCGGCGTGTTGAGGCCGTGGATGGCCAGCAGGTCGACCCGGCCCGCTTCGCCCGTCAGACCCAGCCGCTCGAAACTGGTCCGCAGGTCGGCCTCAAAGGCGCCCGGGTCGGCGCTGGGGGGGACCTTGGTCTGCAGGAGGCGCCGGGGATCCGGCAGCCGCGGCAGCAGCCAACCCAGCTGCCGCTCGGAGGTGCCGTAGTGGCGGGCGGTTTCGATGTGATGCAGGCCCGCTGCGATGGCGGCCCGGAGGGTGGCCTCCAGCCGGTCCTGGCTCTCGGCCTCCACCGCCTCGGGCGGCAGATCGCTCCAGCTCTGCTGAAAGCGCATGCCCCCAAGTGAGAGCACCGGCATGGCCAGCCCCGTACGGCCGAAACGCCGGCTGGGGATGGTCACGGCGCTGGCGGGGTGGATCGGGGCAGGGTGCGGCGGCGGCGGCCCTGGGAGGGCAGTCCCAGGGGCTGGATCTCCTGCTCGTCGAGCTGGGCCCTCAGGGTCGGCAGCTGCTCGTAGGCCACCCAGTGGATGCAGTCCACGGGGCAGGTGTCGATCGCTTCCTGGATCCGTTCGGTGCTGTCCCCGTCCTGGCGCAGGACCCGGGAGCGGCCCCAGTCCGGCTCCACCACGAAGGTGTTGCCGGCCACGTGGGCGCAGTAGCGACAGCCGATGCAGACGGCCTCATCCACCCAGACGGCCTGCTGCCGCAGGGCACCGCCAAGCACCGGCTCCAGCCCTGTCGCCTCCGACTCCGGGGCCGCCGCGGTGCGAAAGGCCAGGGCGGGATCGAGGCCGGCGGAGGGGCCCGTTGTGCTCACGGGGTCAGGCGTCCCAGCGGGTCACCACCAGTTCGATGCTGCCGTCGAGGTGGCTGGTCTGCTCGCTCACCTGGAAGCCCTCCTCGGCGGTGCTGGCCAGGATGCTGCGCAGGGCGTAGCGCTGGGTGAGCTTGGCCAGGAAACGCTCCACAGGGATGGGCTGCTTCCAGAGCTCCAGGTCGGTGACCAGCTCGTAGCTGCCGCTGTCGGGGTTGAGGCGGAAACCGATGTCCACCCCATCGGCCTGGGCAATGGCCATGTCGGCGGTCACCGTCTGGCCGCGGTAGCCCCGCACCTGGCAGGAGCCCTCGGCGGGCGGGTGGCCCAGGTCGCAGAGGGCTTCCACCAGGGCCTGGCGATCGCGCAGCTCGGTTTTGACGGTGCTGAAGTGCGACATGGGTCGTAAGGGGGAGAGGGGTGGTGGCTCAGGTGCCGTGGTGCTGGACGACCACCTGGGGGTCCTGGAGATCGAGGGGTTGGGCCTGGAACGCTTCCGCGGTGCTCTGGCGTTGCTGGACGCTGCCCAGCCTGGCCTCGATCCGCTCCGTGAGCTGGGAACAACCCTCGCCCTGCACACCTTCCACGAGTTCCTCCACCCGTCCGTCAGGACGAATGCGGAAGCGGATGGAGCGTTGGGCCATCCCGGAAGGGTTGCACAGGTGAGAACGGGATCTTAACCGTGATTTCGGGTGGCCGCGGTGGGTGGGAAGGACGCGGCGGCAGGGCCGCTCAGCTGATCAGGCCCTCGTCCACCAGGGTCTGGAGCCGTTCGAGCACCTCGGGTTGCTCCAACTGCTCCAGGGCCATCCGGGCTTCGTCGCGGACGGTGGAATCACCGTCGTGCAGCATCGTGTGCAGCAAGGCTTCCACCACGTCCCGCTGGCGCGGTTCCACCAGATCGGTGTAGAGGCGCCCCAACGACCAGGCACTGTTGCTGCGCACGGCCGGTTCACTGTCGATGCGCAGGGTCAGGAGCAGCTGGGCGGCAGCGGGGTCGGCCTTGGCCACGCCGGTGGCGCCGGCATCGGCCAGGGAGCTGGCCGCCCACAGCCGCACGGCCGAGATGTCCATCTCCAGGGCCCGGATCAGCGGGTTGAGCACGGGGGCCTCGGGATAATTGCCCAGGCTCCAGGCCACGGCCTTGCGCACGTAGCCGTTGTCGTCGGCCCCCAGCAGGCCCAGCAGGGGCTCCACCGCCAGGGGGTGGGGGTTGCGCCCCAGGGCGTAGACGGCGCTCATGCGCACGATCGGACAGCCGGCCTTGAGCAACGGCAGCAGCAGCGGAATGGCTCGGGGATCCCGGTGCTCGCAGAAGATGCGCAGCCCCTGCAGACGCTCCTCACGCCCCCCCTTCAGCAGCTCGATGCCGAGGTCACACTCGGCGGCCACATCGGAGCTGGAGGGAGCAACGCTGTCGATCTCATCGAGCGGGTCGCCCAGCAACTCCTGCGCCAGTTCCCGGGCCAGCACCTCCGGGTCGAGGGCCAGCTCATGGGTGGTTTCGGGAAAGGGCAGGCCGTCTTCCGGCATGGAGCCATCCAGGTCACGGCATCGTAAAAGCAGGACGGCCAGCCGATCAGCCCCTGGGTTCGGGATCAGCCCAGCGGGGCGGGGGCCGCCATGTCGCCGGGCAGCCAGATGCGGGCGCTGACCGCGAACAGGGCCAGGCCGAACAGCAGCACGATCGCCACGGGCAGGAGGGTGGAGCGCAGGAAGGACATGGGAGAGCCGTGCGGCGGTGCTGGCTGCATTGTGGTCCGAGCGGTCGCTTCTAGGGTTCGGCGACCCGCAAGCGGCCATGGCCACCCGTGCCTCCAGCAGCGTCCGGCCCTGGCGTCGCCTCCTGGCGGTGGCCGCCGAGGGGGTGGCCAGCGGCACCCCCTACATGGTGGGAACCAAGCTGCTGCAGGGCTGGCTCACCGCCAGCCAGATCCCCCTGAGCCTGATCGGCCTGCTGGGGCTGGCGGAGCTGCCTTACACCCTGAAGATGGTCTGGGCTCCGGCCCTCGACCGCTGGCCCCTGCCCTGGCCCGACCGCCGCCGCGGCTGGCTGCTGGTGCTGCAGCTCACCCTGGTGGCCGTGATCGGCGCCATGGCCCTGCTGCGGCCCTCCACGGATCCGGCCAGCCTGACGGCGATCGGCCTGATGGCCGTGCTGCTGGCCGTGGTCAGCGCCACCCAGGACATCGCCGTCGATGCCTACCGCACCGACCTGCTGCCCGATCTGGAGCGGGGCGCCGGGGCCGCCGCCTCCAACCTGGGTTATCGCACCGCGATGCTGGCCGTGGGGGCCGGCGGCTTCATCCTGGCCGGCCGCTACGACTGGCCCCTGGCCTTTCTGTTCTCAGCTCTGCTGATGCTGGTGGTGGTGCCCTTCACCCTCACGGCGCCGCGCCTGAAACCCCTGGCGGTCCCGGTGAGCAGCCTGCGCCAGGCCGTGCTGGGTCCGGCGCGGGAATTCCTGCACCGCAGCGGCGGTCCCAGGGCCGTGGCCCTGCTCACCCTGGTGCTGCTCTACCGCTGGCCCGACGGGCTGCTGGGCCTGATGGCGGTGCCGTTTCTGATCCAGAAGGGCTTCAGCCCCGAGGTGGTGGGATCGGTGCTGGCGGGCTGGGGCATCGGCGCCACCATCGTGGGCACGCTGCTGGGGGGTCTGCTGTTCGGCCGGCTGGGCATGAACCGCTCCCTGTGGCTGTTCGCCCTGG encodes:
- a CDS encoding AmpG family muropeptide MFS transporter yields the protein MATRASSSVRPWRRLLAVAAEGVASGTPYMVGTKLLQGWLTASQIPLSLIGLLGLAELPYTLKMVWAPALDRWPLPWPDRRRGWLLVLQLTLVAVIGAMALLRPSTDPASLTAIGLMAVLLAVVSATQDIAVDAYRTDLLPDLERGAGAAASNLGYRTAMLAVGAGGFILAGRYDWPLAFLFSALLMLVVVPFTLTAPRLKPLAVPVSSLRQAVLGPAREFLHRSGGPRAVALLTLVLLYRWPDGLLGLMAVPFLIQKGFSPEVVGSVLAGWGIGATIVGTLLGGLLFGRLGMNRSLWLFALVGAAGNLAYWALARFDGGMPGLLMAVALENIGGGMVGAAFVALLMSLCNPRFSATQYALLSGVYALSRSLLAAPAGLVAERLGWPGFFLATTAAALPAFLLMVRLTPWNGQGARGAYGTERDAENSRSSGT